A genomic segment from Peribacillus sp. ACCC06369 encodes:
- the murQ gene encoding N-acetylmuramic acid 6-phosphate etherase: MICMLGHLTTERRNEKTMSLDEMNTLELLEVMNEEDIKVAHCVKKELPQISKAVEMIVAAMNKNGRLIYMGAGTSGRIGLLDAVECPPTFNTDPSEVVGLIAGGEKAFIKAVEGAEDSFELGPEDLKKIELTNKDVVVGIAASGRTPYVIAGLEYANRVGAGTVSISCNKGSEIGKIAKVAIEVVNGPEVLTGSTRLKAGTSQKLVCNMLSTASMVGVGKVYGNLMVDLQLTNEKLVERAKRIIMDATDCSYEVADEFLEKAHDQPKIAIVMILTNVSYKEASNRLEKAHGFIRKTI; encoded by the coding sequence ATGATTTGTATGCTAGGACATTTAACGACAGAGCGTCGTAATGAAAAGACCATGAGTTTAGATGAAATGAATACACTTGAATTGTTAGAGGTGATGAACGAAGAAGACATAAAAGTTGCCCATTGTGTAAAAAAAGAACTTCCGCAAATTTCCAAAGCAGTGGAGATGATCGTTGCAGCTATGAATAAAAATGGCAGATTAATTTACATGGGTGCAGGTACAAGTGGGCGCATCGGTTTATTGGATGCAGTGGAATGTCCCCCAACATTCAATACCGATCCAAGCGAAGTAGTGGGTCTTATAGCTGGCGGGGAAAAGGCTTTCATTAAAGCGGTTGAAGGTGCAGAAGACAGTTTTGAATTAGGTCCTGAAGATTTAAAGAAAATCGAATTGACGAACAAGGACGTTGTAGTAGGAATTGCGGCCAGTGGACGCACTCCATATGTTATTGCAGGCTTGGAATATGCCAATCGAGTTGGTGCAGGAACAGTGTCTATAAGCTGTAACAAAGGTTCAGAGATAGGGAAAATTGCAAAAGTTGCGATTGAAGTAGTAAACGGGCCTGAAGTCCTGACAGGTTCGACACGTTTAAAAGCTGGAACATCTCAAAAGTTAGTATGCAACATGCTTTCAACAGCTTCAATGGTTGGAGTGGGAAAGGTTTATGGGAATTTAATGGTGGATTTACAGTTAACAAATGAAAAGCTGGTTGAACGTGCAAAACGTATTATCATGGACGCTACTGACTGTAGTTATGAAGTTGCAGATGAATTTTTAGAAAAGGCACATGATCAGCCTAAAATTGCAATTGTCATGATTTTAACGAATGTTTCATATAAAGAAGCATCAAATCGTTTAGAAAAGGCACATGGTTTCATAAGAAAAACGATTTAA
- a CDS encoding PTS sugar transporter subunit IIB — protein sequence MKVLFVCSGGMSSAIVVSALKKEGEKQGVNIEVLAVGTQEFDAEVRNGWDVAMVAPQVKHRFDGFKASADEAGVPCEAIPAQAYSPLGGPKLLKLVTELAK from the coding sequence ATGAAGGTATTATTCGTATGTTCAGGTGGAATGTCAAGCGCTATCGTTGTAAGCGCTTTAAAAAAAGAAGGGGAAAAACAGGGTGTAAATATCGAAGTATTGGCAGTCGGAACTCAAGAATTTGATGCAGAAGTACGTAACGGCTGGGATGTGGCAATGGTAGCTCCACAAGTCAAACATCGTTTCGATGGCTTTAAGGCATCTGCCGATGAAGCTGGTGTTCCATGTGAAGCCATTCCAGCTCAAGCTTACAGTCCTCTTGGTGGACCTAAGCTACTAAAACTTGTAACAGAACTAGCAAAATAA
- a CDS encoding PTS sugar transporter subunit IIC: protein MDKFVAFLENNLSTPMAKLSEQKHLRAIRDGVVSALPFIIFGSLFLIIAFPPVAADSAVGEWAAKHIAEILIPYRLTMFIMTLYITFGIGYSLSQSYKLDPLSGGLLSLAAFLFTIGVKMMDGVGFVLPMTNLGGHGLFVGMLVSIFAVEILRLCKTKNITIKMPDSVPTSVARSFEALIPVTIVLLVMTLITVVFAVDLHSLVDKAVAPLISAGDTLPGVLIPVFLITFFWSFGIHGVSVVGAVARPVWEVYLANNSAAVAAGKTIPHIAPETFFQWFIWIGGSGATLGLVIAMLLTAKSTYSKAMGKATIVPSIFNINEPVIFGMPIVLNPILIIPFIITPLIGATLAYVATSVGLVNPTYVMVPWTLPAPIGAYLSTGGDWRAIVLVMLNLTISVIIYLPFFKMYDKKLLAQENMVETTENKNIAL, encoded by the coding sequence ATGGACAAGTTTGTAGCTTTTTTAGAAAATAATCTTTCAACCCCCATGGCGAAATTGTCTGAGCAAAAACATTTACGCGCAATTCGCGATGGTGTGGTTTCTGCGTTACCGTTCATTATCTTTGGGAGTTTATTTTTGATCATTGCATTCCCGCCAGTTGCAGCAGATAGTGCAGTAGGTGAATGGGCTGCAAAACACATAGCTGAAATTTTAATACCATATCGATTAACGATGTTTATCATGACTCTATATATTACTTTTGGTATAGGCTACAGTTTATCTCAAAGCTATAAACTTGATCCCCTATCTGGAGGTTTACTATCATTGGCAGCCTTCTTGTTCACAATAGGAGTAAAAATGATGGATGGTGTGGGGTTTGTTTTGCCAATGACAAATCTCGGAGGCCATGGCCTTTTTGTAGGAATGCTCGTATCCATTTTTGCAGTCGAAATTTTACGTCTATGTAAGACCAAAAATATCACAATTAAAATGCCGGATTCTGTTCCAACTTCAGTAGCCCGGTCATTTGAAGCATTAATACCAGTTACAATTGTACTGCTTGTCATGACCTTGATTACAGTCGTTTTTGCTGTTGATTTACATTCACTTGTTGATAAAGCGGTTGCACCACTCATCAGTGCAGGCGATACCTTGCCAGGTGTATTAATCCCAGTGTTTTTGATTACATTCTTCTGGTCATTTGGTATTCATGGCGTATCAGTGGTAGGTGCCGTTGCTCGTCCAGTTTGGGAAGTGTACTTAGCGAATAACTCAGCAGCAGTTGCAGCTGGGAAGACAATTCCCCACATAGCTCCTGAAACATTCTTCCAATGGTTTATTTGGATTGGTGGCTCTGGTGCAACATTGGGTTTAGTAATTGCGATGCTCTTGACGGCAAAGTCTACCTATAGTAAAGCGATGGGGAAAGCAACAATTGTTCCAAGCATTTTTAACATCAATGAACCTGTTATTTTTGGGATGCCTATTGTATTGAATCCAATATTGATCATTCCATTTATCATAACACCGCTAATTGGTGCGACACTTGCATATGTAGCAACGTCCGTTGGGCTGGTGAACCCTACTTATGTAATGGTTCCCTGGACATTGCCTGCTCCAATAGGTGCCTACCTTTCAACAGGCGGTGATTGGAGGGCCATTGTTCTCGTGATGCTTAATTTAACAATTTCCGTCATTATTTATCTGCCATTCTTCAAAATGTACGACAAAAAGCTTTTGGCGCAGGAAAACATGGTAGAAACGACAGAAAATAAAAATATCGCTTTATAA
- a CDS encoding family 10 glycosylhydrolase — protein sequence MNERVTKRKLGSLALAALVGGSLILPSDLIANAESGTIPQQTTYIKQELRATWIASVLNIDWPSKPGLSVSAQKEEFIKYLDEQKAMGMNAVVMQIKPTADAFYPSEYGLWSKYLTGVQGKDPGYDPLAFMVEAAHERNMEFHAWFNPYRITMPLGKTAEISDIDNLPESHPARKHPDWVIPYGQQLYFNPGIPGVQRFVIDGIMEVVKNYDIDAVHMDDYFYPYKIAGVPFPDEHSYQKYGADKFTNIEDWRRDNVNNLVKHINEEIKAEKSYVKFGISPFGVWRNKAVDPTGSDTAAGQTNYDDLYADTRTWINNGYIDYIAPQLYWNIGLPVADYAKLLDWWTKEVEGKNVQLYIGQGDYKINTESNGVQNWFNPEEMPNQLKLNRTYEEFDGSMHFSAKDLRKNPLGIADRLSEDIYKHPALVPAMPWIDDHAPKAPKVIKATQAGDGIQFEINDHKQSDASYYAIYRFDGEKKGSIEDSTNLLATVHKEKNRQLFNDGTVVKGKTYTYVVTALDRTHNESKQTKQIKIKVK from the coding sequence ATGAATGAAAGAGTTACAAAGAGAAAATTAGGTTCATTGGCGCTAGCCGCTTTGGTGGGAGGATCGCTTATCCTTCCATCTGACTTGATTGCAAATGCAGAATCAGGGACTATCCCTCAGCAAACGACTTATATAAAACAGGAACTGCGCGCAACTTGGATTGCAAGTGTGTTAAATATTGACTGGCCGTCCAAACCTGGTTTATCCGTATCAGCACAGAAAGAAGAATTCATAAAATATTTGGATGAACAAAAAGCAATGGGCATGAATGCTGTCGTTATGCAAATCAAACCCACTGCAGATGCTTTTTATCCTTCTGAATACGGTCTCTGGTCAAAATATTTAACAGGAGTCCAAGGAAAAGATCCTGGGTACGACCCTCTTGCATTCATGGTTGAAGCAGCACATGAGCGTAATATGGAATTTCATGCGTGGTTTAATCCATACCGCATAACCATGCCTTTAGGTAAAACAGCTGAAATATCGGATATTGATAATCTTCCAGAATCCCATCCTGCTAGAAAGCACCCGGATTGGGTCATACCATATGGACAACAATTGTACTTTAACCCAGGCATTCCTGGCGTACAGCGGTTTGTAATCGATGGAATAATGGAAGTTGTTAAGAATTATGATATCGATGCAGTTCATATGGACGATTATTTCTATCCTTACAAGATTGCAGGAGTACCTTTCCCGGATGAACATTCCTATCAAAAATATGGAGCAGACAAATTTACAAATATAGAAGATTGGCGCAGGGATAATGTAAATAACCTTGTTAAGCATATAAATGAAGAAATCAAGGCAGAAAAGTCATATGTGAAGTTTGGTATTAGTCCATTTGGAGTTTGGCGCAACAAAGCAGTTGATCCCACAGGGTCTGACACTGCTGCCGGGCAAACGAATTACGATGATTTATATGCAGATACCAGAACGTGGATCAATAATGGATACATTGATTATATTGCTCCCCAATTATATTGGAATATAGGATTGCCAGTAGCTGACTATGCCAAACTTCTTGATTGGTGGACAAAAGAAGTCGAAGGTAAAAATGTTCAACTCTATATTGGACAAGGAGACTATAAAATTAATACAGAGTCCAATGGTGTACAAAACTGGTTCAATCCTGAAGAAATGCCCAACCAGTTAAAACTGAATCGAACATATGAGGAATTTGATGGAAGCATGCATTTCAGTGCCAAAGATTTACGGAAAAACCCCCTTGGGATAGCAGATCGCTTAAGCGAGGATATTTATAAACATCCCGCATTGGTTCCGGCCATGCCTTGGATTGATGATCATGCTCCAAAAGCTCCAAAGGTAATCAAGGCAACACAAGCAGGAGATGGAATACAATTTGAAATTAACGATCACAAGCAATCGGATGCATCCTATTATGCCATTTATCGTTTTGATGGAGAGAAAAAAGGAAGTATAGAAGACTCAACGAATTTACTGGCTACCGTGCATAAAGAGAAAAACCGTCAATTATTTAATGATGGGACTGTAGTAAAAGGAAAGACTTACACATATGTTGTTACTGCCTTGGACCGAACCCATAATGAAAGCAAACAAACTAAACAGATTAAAATAAAAGTAAAATAA